The Musa acuminata AAA Group cultivar baxijiao chromosome BXJ2-2, Cavendish_Baxijiao_AAA, whole genome shotgun sequence genome has a segment encoding these proteins:
- the LOC135585594 gene encoding DEAD-box ATP-dependent RNA helicase FANCM-like isoform X3, which produces MATPALPLDDDNDEFDWEAAVREIDDACQLASASTSTSNPQGFATPVATAGGPANLWRRGGEGRQSTLDRFVVDFHGTKLTRNDDGNRFGSRGREAKEEQNVVGGDEQLAVDIDLEAAKTWIYPVNVPLRDYQFSIARTALFSNTLVALPTGLGKTLIAAVVMHNYYRWFPEGKIVFTAPSRPLVMQQIEACHNIVGIPQEWTIDMTGQMSPPKRSAFWKSKRLFFVTPQVLEKDIQSGICLVKQLVCLVIDEAHRALGNYSYSVAVRELMTVPVQLRILALTATPGSKQRTVQNVIDNLHISTMEYRSESDHDVSPYVHNRTLELIQVAMSEDASVINNLLLEGIQPYVARLCTIGVLHNRDATKWSPCELLNSRDKFRQAPPSSLPHVKYGEVEGCFGVLITLYHIRKLLSSHGVRPAYDMLQEKLRQGSFARMMSKNETILKAKLLMQRSLSHGAPNPKLVKMTEILMDHFKRKNFKESRVIIFSNFRGSVRDIMDTLSSIGDLVKATEFVGQNSGKTLKGQSQKVQQAVLQKFRTGGYNVIVATSIGEEGLNITEVDLVICFDANVSPLRMIQRMGRTGRKHDGRVVVLACEGSELKGYLKKQATSKTVRKHMHNGGINSFNFHDSPRMVPHICKPEVQFVELSIEQFIPRGKKIKEESGHQSPFLNKISKEEHDLISRYFDPSKTDTWRPSLIAFPGFQTFPSAVHIVRHSFKTTMMLIDAMQRLEGLSFSRAKKDLMVEVATSSQSIAENLLQGRTSDVEEPASGTSRSKDGSGATICTPPTHRFLFGGDFVKVNALGGVSIPNVPVLPLEGSVIYEIIRRNKNEFPSQEKNEITSKVSSPVHDGLPFENVLELPLNAGTHSPNIDVEQEHGRINAISQTPVPKQNAELTEVKIAETPGDQEKDITSTLVGESSKIFSCVELSPRLTLFIEKGIVPESPISTCKVDKVHAGLTSDESASMLQNKFLVDRAPSSTVMLDNVLKNELPALSSNSPNVSKLLGKMDLYNTEGNVIDMDMKESASPLVAEMQTPLINPVTSTDEWQMSSGGASKTIMQAPKYRRLCKYGEKVKRQSCRTLTDKYDCCVSKSTGPTVLSKPKEIDCHQGRKQKANKYFDNFIEEEAEVSEDAEVSVDEEDDEHDDKYEDSFIDDRTNPTEASSQTEINGGDMLAFYRHSLLTQSPMETLPKCLVDSVSSRATGSGSCSSVKVHSSLQTPQNGLQSSNHSSGRYSISCQADSKQGYLTTMCGQESSIQRESSSKLESRKRKLSFHNACSVPARNFQLESTVHSEPLGKEFSHYQPGSTGIGNDVFCDDEFYQSIDLDAVEAQATELLRYKSRLHVDKAPATVLNIPAEINEVNHPSFDLGL; this is translated from the exons ATGGCGACGCCCGCTCTCCCTCTCGACGACGACAACGAT GAATTCGACTGGGAGGCGGCCGTTCGGGAGATCGATGACGCCTGCCAACTCGCCTCCGCCTCGACCTCCACCTCGAACCCGCAAGGTTTTGCCACTCCTGTCGCGACGGCGGGAGGTCCGGCTAATTTATGGCGACGTGGCGGTGAGGGCCGGCAGTCTACTCTAGATAGATTCGTTGTGGACTTTCACGGCACAAAACTCACCAGGAATGATGATGGGAATCGTTTTGGATCCCGTGGTCGGGAGGCGAAGGAGGAGCAGAATGTTGTTGGTGGAGATGAGCAGCTTGCTGTCGATATCGACCTTGAAGCTGCCAAAACCTGGATTTATCCTG TGAATGTGCCTCTTCGTGATTACCAGTTCTCTATTGCAAGGACTGCTCTATTTTCAAACACATTAGTAGCATTGCCAACAGGACTGGGTAAAACACTTATTGCTGCTGTGGTGATGCATAACTACTATAGATGGTTTCCTGAAG GTAAAATTGTATTCACCGCCCCTTCACGACCTCTTGTTATGCAACAGATTGAAGCATGTCATAATATTGTTGGGATACCTCAG GAGTGGACAATTGATATGACAGGTCAAATGAGCCCTCCAAAACGATCGGCTTTCTGGAAATCCAAGAGACTTTTTTTTGTCACTCCACAAGTGCTAGAAAAGGACATTCAATCTG GCATATGCTTGGTGAAGCAACTTGTTTGTTTGGTGATTGATGAAGCGCATCGGGCTTTGGGGAACTATTCCTATTCGGTCGCAGTTCGTGAG TTAATGACTGTTCCTGTGCAGTTAAGAATTCTCGCTTTGACAGCAACTCCTGGAT CAAAACAGCGGACGGTTCAAAATGTCATTgataatttgcatatctcaaccaTGGAGTATCGCAGTGAAAGTGATCATGATGTAAGCCCATATGTGCATAACAGGACACTCGAATTAATACAG GTTGCAATGAGCGAGGACGCAAGTGTGATTAATAATTTGTTGTTGGAAGGTATACAACCATATGTGGCTCGGCTTTGTACAATTGGCGTGTTGCACAACAGGGATGCTACAAAA TGGAGCCCCTGTGAGTTACTTAATTCAAGGGATAAATTCCGTCAAGCACCTCCATCAAGTCTTCCACATGTAAAATATGGAGAAGTAGAGGGATGTTTTGGTGTTCTAATTACCCTTTATCACATAAGGAAGTTGCTTTCGAGCCATGGTGTGAGGCCAGCATATGATATGCTTCAAGAAAAACTGAGGCAAGG GTCATTTGCGAGAATGATGTCCAAGAATGAAACCATCTTGAAAGCAAAACTTTTAATGCAGCGGAGCTTGTCACATGGTGCTCCAAATCCGAAGTTGGTAAAAATGACAGAAATTCTAATGGATCATTTCA AAAGAAAAAATTTCAAGGAGTCGAGAGTGATCATCTTCTCCAATTTTAGGGGGAGCGTCAG AGATATAATGGACACATTATCTAGCATTGGTGACCTTGTTAAAGCCACCGAGTTTGTCGGGCAAAACTCAG GTAAAACACTGAAGGGACAGTCTCAAAAAGTGCAACAAGCTGTTCTACAG AAATTCCGAACTGGCGGTTACAATGTGATTGTGGCAACATCAATAGGTGAAGAAGGTTTAAATATTACGGAAGTTGATCTTGTTATTTGCTTTGATGCAAATGTTTCACCTCTGAGAATGATCCAGCGCATGGGAAGGACTGGAAGGAAGCATGATGGGAGAGTAG TAGTTCTAGCTTGTGAAGGATCTGAGCTTAAGGGATACTTAAAGAAACAAGCAACCAGCAAGACTGTAAGGAAGCACATGCATAATGGTGGAATCAATAGCTTTAACTTTCATGATAGCCCTAGAATG GTTCCACATATTTGTAAGCCGGAAGTGCAGTTTGTTGAACTGTCAATAGAACAATTTATCCCTCgtggaaagaaaataaaagaggaaTCAGGACATCAATCCCCATTTCtgaataaaatttcaaaagaAGAGCATGATCTAATTTCTAGGTATTTTGATCCATCCAAAACGGATACCTGGAGACCATCTCTTATTGCCTTCCCCGGCTTCCAAACTTTCCCTTCTGCAGTACATATAGTAAGACACTCATTCAAGACAACAATGATGTTAATTGATGCTATGCAACGTCTTGAAGGACTATCATTTTCCAGAGCCAAGAAGGATCTGATGGTTGAG GTTGCCACCTCAAGTCAATCCATTGCTG AAAATTTGTTACAAGGGAGAACTTCTGATGTTGAAGAACCAGCTAGTGGAACTTCTAGAAGTAAAGACGGGTCTGGTGCCACCATCTGTACGCCCCCCACTCATAGATTTCTTTTTGGAGGAGATTTTGTCAAAGTAAATGCTTTAGGTGGTGTTTCCATCCCAAATGTACCTGTCCTTCCACTTGAGGGCTCtgtaatttatgaaattatcAGGAGGAACAAGAACGAGtttccaagtcaagaaaagaatgaGATCACGTCAAAAGTGTCGTCACCGGTGCATGATGGTTTGCCTTTTGAAAATGTTTTAGAACTGCCATTAAATGCAGGAACTCATTCACCTAACATTGATGTGGAACAAGAGCATGGGAGGATAAATGCTATCTCACAGACACCGGTTCCTAAGCAAAATGCTGAACTTACAGAAGTCAAGATTGCTGAGACACCAGGTGACCAGGAAAAAGATATAACTTCTACATTGGTGGGTGAATCTAGCAAAATTTTTAGTTGTGTGGAGCTAAGTCCCAGACTCACTCTTTTTATTGAGAAAGGCATTGTTCCTGAGTCACCTATTTCTACTTGTAAAGTAGATAAGGTTCATGCTGGTCTGACATCAGATGAGTCTGCTAGCATGCTTCAGAACAAATTTCTGGTTGACAGGGCACCATCTTCAACAGTAATGTTAGACAATGTATTAAAGAATGAACTACCTGCACTATCTTCTAATTCTCCTAATGTCAGCAAGCTTTTAGGTAAAATGGACTTATACAACACTGAGGGAAATGTGATTGACATGGACATGAAAGAATCAGCTTCTCCTTTAGTTGCAGAAATGCAAACTCCTTTGATTAATCCAGTGACTAGCACCGATGAGTGGCAAATGAgttctggaggtgcatcaaaaacaaTTATGCAAGCCCCAAAGTATAGAAGGTTATGCAAATATGGAGAGAAAGTCAAAAGGCAATCTTGTCGGACTTTGACAGACAAGTACGATTGCTGTGTGTCAAAAAGTACTGGACCTACTGTGTTGAGCAAACCAAAGGAAATTGACTGTCACCAAG GTAGAAAGCAGAAGgcaaataaatattttgacaaCTTCATTGAAGAGGAAGCCGA GGTTTCTGAGGATGCAGAAGTTTCCGTGGATGAGGaagatgatgaacatgatgacaaATACGAGGACAGTTTCATAGATGATAGAACAAATCCTACTGAAGCAAGTAGTCAGACAGAAATTAATGGAGGTGACATGTTGGCCTTCTATAG GCACTCTCTTCTCACCCAGTCACCTATGGAAACTCTGCCAAAATGTTTGGTCGACTCCGTTTCTTCTAGAGCTACTGGAAGTGGAAGCTGTTCATCAGTGAAAGTTCATAGTTCCCTTCAGACTCCTCAAAATGGCCTACAATCTTCAAACCATTCTAGTGGTAGATATTCTATATCCTGCCAAGCGGACTCTAAGCAGGGCTATCTGACAACAATGTGCGGTCAAGAAAGTAGCATCCAAAGAGAATCATCAAGTAAATTGGAAAGCAGAAAAAGAAAGTTAAGCTTTCATAATGCTTGCTCCGTACCAGCTAGAAACTTCCAGCTCGAGAGCACTGTGCATTCAGAACCCTTGGGCAAGGAATTTTCACACTATCAACCTGGGAGTACCGGAATTGGCAATGACGTGTTCTGCGATGATGAGTTCTATCAGAGTATTGATCTTGATGCAGTTGAAGCACAAGCTACTGAGCTCTTAAGGTACAAGTCCAGATTACATGTGGATAAAGCACCAGCAACAGTCCTTAATATTCCTGCAGAAATCAATGAAGTCAATCATCCTTCATTTGACTTGGGATTGTAA
- the LOC135585594 gene encoding DEAD-box ATP-dependent RNA helicase FANCM-like isoform X2, protein MATPALPLDDDNDEFDWEAAVREIDDACQLASASTSTSNPQGFATPVATAGGPANLWRRGGEGRQSTLDRFVVDFHGTKLTRNDDGNRFGSRGREAKEEQNVVGGDEQLAVDIDLEAAKTWIYPVNVPLRDYQFSIARTALFSNTLVALPTGLGKTLIAAVVMHNYYRWFPEGKIVFTAPSRPLVMQQIEACHNIVGIPQEWTIDMTGQMSPPKRSAFWKSKRLFFVTPQVLEKDIQSGICLVKQLVCLVIDEAHRALGNYSYSVAVRELMTVPVQLRILALTATPGSKQRTVQNVIDNLHISTMEYRSESDHDVSPYVHNRTLELIQVAMSEDASVINNLLLEGIQPYVARLCTIGVLHNRDATKWSPCELLNSRDKFRQAPPSSLPHVKYGEVEGCFGVLITLYHIRKLLSSHGVRPAYDMLQEKLRQGSFARMMSKNETILKAKLLMQRSLSHGAPNPKLVKMTEILMDHFKRKNFKESRVIIFSNFRGSVRDIMDTLSSIGDLVKATEFVGQNSGKTLKGQSQKVQQAVLQKFRTGGYNVIVATSIGEEGLNITEVDLVICFDANVSPLRMIQRMGRTGRKHDGRVVVLACEGSELKGYLKKQATSKTVRKHMHNGGINSFNFHDSPRMVPHICKPEVQFVELSIEQFIPRGKKIKEESGHQSPFLNKISKEEHDLISRYFDPSKTDTWRPSLIAFPGFQTFPSAVHIVRHSFKTTMMLIDAMQRLEGLSFSRAKKDLMVEVATSSQSIAGMITSQNNTMQENLLQGRTSDVEEPASGTSRSKDGSGATICTPPTHRFLFGGDFVKVNALGGVSIPNVPVLPLEGSVIYEIIRRNKNEFPSQEKNEITSKVSSPVHDGLPFENVLELPLNAGTHSPNIDVEQEHGRINAISQTPVPKQNAELTEVKIAETPGDQEKDITSTLVGESSKIFSCVELSPRLTLFIEKGIVPESPISTCKVDKVHAGLTSDESASMLQNKFLVDRAPSSTVMLDNVLKNELPALSSNSPNVSKLLGKMDLYNTEGNVIDMDMKESASPLVAEMQTPLINPVTSTDEWQMSSGGASKTIMQAPKYRRLCKYGEKVKRQSCRTLTDKYDCCVSKSTGPTVLSKPKEIDCHQGRKQKANKYFDNFIEEEAEVSEDAEVSVDEEDDEHDDKYEDSFIDDRTNPTEASSQTEINGGDMLAFYRHSLLTQSPMETLPKCLVDSVSSRATGSGSCSSVKVHSSLQTPQNGLQSSNHSSGRYSISCQADSKQGYLTTMCGQESSIQRESSSKLESRKRKLSFHNACSVPARNFQLESTVHSEPLGKEFSHYQPGSTGIGNDVFCDDEFYQSIDLDAVEAQATELLRYKSRLHVDKAPATVLNIPAEINEVNHPSFDLGL, encoded by the exons ATGGCGACGCCCGCTCTCCCTCTCGACGACGACAACGAT GAATTCGACTGGGAGGCGGCCGTTCGGGAGATCGATGACGCCTGCCAACTCGCCTCCGCCTCGACCTCCACCTCGAACCCGCAAGGTTTTGCCACTCCTGTCGCGACGGCGGGAGGTCCGGCTAATTTATGGCGACGTGGCGGTGAGGGCCGGCAGTCTACTCTAGATAGATTCGTTGTGGACTTTCACGGCACAAAACTCACCAGGAATGATGATGGGAATCGTTTTGGATCCCGTGGTCGGGAGGCGAAGGAGGAGCAGAATGTTGTTGGTGGAGATGAGCAGCTTGCTGTCGATATCGACCTTGAAGCTGCCAAAACCTGGATTTATCCTG TGAATGTGCCTCTTCGTGATTACCAGTTCTCTATTGCAAGGACTGCTCTATTTTCAAACACATTAGTAGCATTGCCAACAGGACTGGGTAAAACACTTATTGCTGCTGTGGTGATGCATAACTACTATAGATGGTTTCCTGAAG GTAAAATTGTATTCACCGCCCCTTCACGACCTCTTGTTATGCAACAGATTGAAGCATGTCATAATATTGTTGGGATACCTCAG GAGTGGACAATTGATATGACAGGTCAAATGAGCCCTCCAAAACGATCGGCTTTCTGGAAATCCAAGAGACTTTTTTTTGTCACTCCACAAGTGCTAGAAAAGGACATTCAATCTG GCATATGCTTGGTGAAGCAACTTGTTTGTTTGGTGATTGATGAAGCGCATCGGGCTTTGGGGAACTATTCCTATTCGGTCGCAGTTCGTGAG TTAATGACTGTTCCTGTGCAGTTAAGAATTCTCGCTTTGACAGCAACTCCTGGAT CAAAACAGCGGACGGTTCAAAATGTCATTgataatttgcatatctcaaccaTGGAGTATCGCAGTGAAAGTGATCATGATGTAAGCCCATATGTGCATAACAGGACACTCGAATTAATACAG GTTGCAATGAGCGAGGACGCAAGTGTGATTAATAATTTGTTGTTGGAAGGTATACAACCATATGTGGCTCGGCTTTGTACAATTGGCGTGTTGCACAACAGGGATGCTACAAAA TGGAGCCCCTGTGAGTTACTTAATTCAAGGGATAAATTCCGTCAAGCACCTCCATCAAGTCTTCCACATGTAAAATATGGAGAAGTAGAGGGATGTTTTGGTGTTCTAATTACCCTTTATCACATAAGGAAGTTGCTTTCGAGCCATGGTGTGAGGCCAGCATATGATATGCTTCAAGAAAAACTGAGGCAAGG GTCATTTGCGAGAATGATGTCCAAGAATGAAACCATCTTGAAAGCAAAACTTTTAATGCAGCGGAGCTTGTCACATGGTGCTCCAAATCCGAAGTTGGTAAAAATGACAGAAATTCTAATGGATCATTTCA AAAGAAAAAATTTCAAGGAGTCGAGAGTGATCATCTTCTCCAATTTTAGGGGGAGCGTCAG AGATATAATGGACACATTATCTAGCATTGGTGACCTTGTTAAAGCCACCGAGTTTGTCGGGCAAAACTCAG GTAAAACACTGAAGGGACAGTCTCAAAAAGTGCAACAAGCTGTTCTACAG AAATTCCGAACTGGCGGTTACAATGTGATTGTGGCAACATCAATAGGTGAAGAAGGTTTAAATATTACGGAAGTTGATCTTGTTATTTGCTTTGATGCAAATGTTTCACCTCTGAGAATGATCCAGCGCATGGGAAGGACTGGAAGGAAGCATGATGGGAGAGTAG TAGTTCTAGCTTGTGAAGGATCTGAGCTTAAGGGATACTTAAAGAAACAAGCAACCAGCAAGACTGTAAGGAAGCACATGCATAATGGTGGAATCAATAGCTTTAACTTTCATGATAGCCCTAGAATG GTTCCACATATTTGTAAGCCGGAAGTGCAGTTTGTTGAACTGTCAATAGAACAATTTATCCCTCgtggaaagaaaataaaagaggaaTCAGGACATCAATCCCCATTTCtgaataaaatttcaaaagaAGAGCATGATCTAATTTCTAGGTATTTTGATCCATCCAAAACGGATACCTGGAGACCATCTCTTATTGCCTTCCCCGGCTTCCAAACTTTCCCTTCTGCAGTACATATAGTAAGACACTCATTCAAGACAACAATGATGTTAATTGATGCTATGCAACGTCTTGAAGGACTATCATTTTCCAGAGCCAAGAAGGATCTGATGGTTGAG GTTGCCACCTCAAGTCAATCCATTGCTGGTATGATCACTTCACAGAATAATACTATGCAAG AAAATTTGTTACAAGGGAGAACTTCTGATGTTGAAGAACCAGCTAGTGGAACTTCTAGAAGTAAAGACGGGTCTGGTGCCACCATCTGTACGCCCCCCACTCATAGATTTCTTTTTGGAGGAGATTTTGTCAAAGTAAATGCTTTAGGTGGTGTTTCCATCCCAAATGTACCTGTCCTTCCACTTGAGGGCTCtgtaatttatgaaattatcAGGAGGAACAAGAACGAGtttccaagtcaagaaaagaatgaGATCACGTCAAAAGTGTCGTCACCGGTGCATGATGGTTTGCCTTTTGAAAATGTTTTAGAACTGCCATTAAATGCAGGAACTCATTCACCTAACATTGATGTGGAACAAGAGCATGGGAGGATAAATGCTATCTCACAGACACCGGTTCCTAAGCAAAATGCTGAACTTACAGAAGTCAAGATTGCTGAGACACCAGGTGACCAGGAAAAAGATATAACTTCTACATTGGTGGGTGAATCTAGCAAAATTTTTAGTTGTGTGGAGCTAAGTCCCAGACTCACTCTTTTTATTGAGAAAGGCATTGTTCCTGAGTCACCTATTTCTACTTGTAAAGTAGATAAGGTTCATGCTGGTCTGACATCAGATGAGTCTGCTAGCATGCTTCAGAACAAATTTCTGGTTGACAGGGCACCATCTTCAACAGTAATGTTAGACAATGTATTAAAGAATGAACTACCTGCACTATCTTCTAATTCTCCTAATGTCAGCAAGCTTTTAGGTAAAATGGACTTATACAACACTGAGGGAAATGTGATTGACATGGACATGAAAGAATCAGCTTCTCCTTTAGTTGCAGAAATGCAAACTCCTTTGATTAATCCAGTGACTAGCACCGATGAGTGGCAAATGAgttctggaggtgcatcaaaaacaaTTATGCAAGCCCCAAAGTATAGAAGGTTATGCAAATATGGAGAGAAAGTCAAAAGGCAATCTTGTCGGACTTTGACAGACAAGTACGATTGCTGTGTGTCAAAAAGTACTGGACCTACTGTGTTGAGCAAACCAAAGGAAATTGACTGTCACCAAG GTAGAAAGCAGAAGgcaaataaatattttgacaaCTTCATTGAAGAGGAAGCCGA GGTTTCTGAGGATGCAGAAGTTTCCGTGGATGAGGaagatgatgaacatgatgacaaATACGAGGACAGTTTCATAGATGATAGAACAAATCCTACTGAAGCAAGTAGTCAGACAGAAATTAATGGAGGTGACATGTTGGCCTTCTATAG GCACTCTCTTCTCACCCAGTCACCTATGGAAACTCTGCCAAAATGTTTGGTCGACTCCGTTTCTTCTAGAGCTACTGGAAGTGGAAGCTGTTCATCAGTGAAAGTTCATAGTTCCCTTCAGACTCCTCAAAATGGCCTACAATCTTCAAACCATTCTAGTGGTAGATATTCTATATCCTGCCAAGCGGACTCTAAGCAGGGCTATCTGACAACAATGTGCGGTCAAGAAAGTAGCATCCAAAGAGAATCATCAAGTAAATTGGAAAGCAGAAAAAGAAAGTTAAGCTTTCATAATGCTTGCTCCGTACCAGCTAGAAACTTCCAGCTCGAGAGCACTGTGCATTCAGAACCCTTGGGCAAGGAATTTTCACACTATCAACCTGGGAGTACCGGAATTGGCAATGACGTGTTCTGCGATGATGAGTTCTATCAGAGTATTGATCTTGATGCAGTTGAAGCACAAGCTACTGAGCTCTTAAGGTACAAGTCCAGATTACATGTGGATAAAGCACCAGCAACAGTCCTTAATATTCCTGCAGAAATCAATGAAGTCAATCATCCTTCATTTGACTTGGGATTGTAA